The genomic interval CACCTGCTCCATGAGGGCGACGGTCAGCATGGTGACGAGGTGGCCGTGCCACCACCTCTGGGGCGACATCATGAAGACGAGGGCTCCGTCGATGAGCTCGGTGTGGCGGGGTGCCTCGGGGAGGCGGTCCAGGTCCTCCGCGAACCAGCCTTCCGCGCGTGGCGGGCGCATCCAGTCGGGTAGTGCGGTCATGAGCCAACCCTAGCGATTGTGACCGTAAAGAGGGGCCATGTGCTGGTGCTCCATATCGGCGAGCCGATGCTGGGCGACCTGCGCCAAGGGTGACGCGGAGCGCGGCGGTGCCGCTCGGGCCGGGGGCAAAGGACTCACCTGACTCAATGTCCCCCGCGTGGTGCGGACGGCCGGTGACAACGAGACCGGTCGAGGGCTCGCCCTCCTGGACGCGGTGGCGCTGCGGTGGGGTGCCGAGCAGCGGGCGGAGGCCAAGACAGTCTGGTGCGAGGTGCGCTGATCGAGGCGCGCGGCCCCGGACACGCCTCGGCCGCGACGGCTCCCCCTCCGCGCCGCCGCGGCCGATCCCCGTGCGAGGAAAAGTCCTGGTCAGGCCTTCTCGTCCGTGGCGTGGTTGTCGAGCGGCTTGACCGTGCCGTCCGTCGTACCGGCGGCCAGGGTGACGACCTTCTCGGCGCCGGTGGCGTGGTTGTCGAGCGGCTTGACCGTGTCCTCGGTCCCCGTGGCGTGGTTGTCGAGCGGCTTGACGGTGCCGTCCTGCTTCTCGGTTTCACTCATGGGTGGTGACTCTCCCGTTTCGATGATGGGCCAGGCCGCCCGGCGACTCCCCCGTGGGTCGCCGGGCGGGCGTGTCAGGGTCGGTAACCCTAGCGATGGAGACCACCGCTGACCCGTCTGCCCCCCGACGCGACGGATCGACAGGGACGAGTCTGCCGGGCGGCGATAAACGAACGATGAACGTCGGTCCGCCGGACGTTCTACACGGTCGCCGACGGCGTGAGCAGGAGCCGTACGTCGGCGGCTTCCGGCGAGCCCAGCTGCTCGAAGATGCCGAGTGCCTCCTGCCAGCAGGCCTGGGCCCGGCCGGGCTGCCCGAGGCCGCTGAGGGCGCGGCCGAGGACGGTAAGGACGTTGCCGCGCCGCCACTCGCCGCCGATGCCCCGCAGCACGGCGAGGGCCTGCTCGGTGAGGGCCGCGGTCTGCGCGGGCCGGTGGCCGGCGAGGTGTGCCTCGGCGAGCCGGAAGAGCGTCATGCCCTCCCACAGCCGCTGCCTGCTGTCCCGGAAGACCTCCAGCGCCTCCGTCAGCCGCTCCACGGCGGCGTCGAGCCGCCCCTGTCCGGTGAGCGCCAGGCCCAGCGCATAGCGGCCGTTCGCGCCGCGCAGCGAGTGCCCCAGCCGGTCGTAGATGACGATGCCCTGATGGGCGAGTTCCACCGCGCTGGTGCTCCGCCCCATGGCCAGGTGGATGCGGGAGAGGTTGCACAGCGCGCTGGCCTCGCCCGCGAGGTTCCGGTCGCGCCGGAAGCTCTCGATGGCCTCCTTCAGGTACGCCTCGCCCTCGGGGTGGCGCCCCTGGTAGAGGGCGATGATGCCGCGGTCGTTGGCGGCCCAGCAGCTGGGCGCCAGGTCGTCCGCCGCGCGGGCGAGCTCCATGGCCAGCCGGGCCTCCGCGTCCGCCTGCTCGAAGCGGCCGGCGACGAGATGGACGTTGGTCAGAGTGGTGAGCGCACGCGCGCGGCTGCGCGGGTCGTCCGCCGCGTCGGCGGCGTCCCGCAGCGCGACGGCGGCGACCTCGTACTGCTTGGCGTTGGCCCCCGACTCGGCCAGGTCCTTCGCCACCCACAGCAGGTCCACCGCGCGCCGCAGCAGGGCCCCCTTGGCGCACTGCTGGACGAAGGCGAGCAGGGCGTTGGCCTCCGCGTACAGCCAGTCCTGGGCGGTGTGGCGGTCCTCGAAGGCCAGCCCGGGGTAGCGGACCTCCTCCAGGTGCTCCACCAGCCGGTCACCGGGCCGCTCGATGGCGTACACGGCCGTCGCGGTCGCGAGATAGAAGTCCAGCAGCCGCGACAGCGCGGCCTCCCGCTCGCTGGGCGGCCACTCGTCCCGCTCGGCGCACGCACGCGCGTAGAGCCGTACGAGATCGTGGAACCGGTAGCGGCCGGGCGCCGCCGATTCCAGCAGGGAGGTGTCGACCAGGGCCTCCAGAAGGTCCTCGGTGTCCTCGACGGGCAGGTCCAGTACGGCGGCGGCCGCGGCCAGCGAGATGTCCGGGCCGTCGGCGAGGCCCAGCAGGCGGAAGGCGCGGGCCTGGGCGGGCTCCAGCTGGCCGTAGCCGAGTTCGAAGGTGGCCTTGACCGCGAGGTCGCCGGCCTGGAGTTCGTCGAGGCGGCGGCGTTCGTCGGCGAGCTTCGCTGCGAGGACGGACACCGTCCAGGTGCGGCGGGCCGCGAGGCGGGAGGCGGCGATGCGGATGGCGAGCGGGAGGAAGCCGCAGGCGGCGACCACGTCGAGGGCGGCCTTGCGCTCGGAGGCGACCCGCTCCTCGCCGACGATCTTCGTGAACAACTGAAGAGCCTCGTCGGGGGACATGACGTCCAGGTCGACCAGGTGGGCTCCGGCGAGGTCGACCATCCGCACCCGGGAGGTCACGAGCGCCGCACAGCCCTCCGTGCCCGGCAGCAGGGGCCGTATCTGGGCCGCGTCGCGCGCGTTGTCGAGCAGGACGAGGATCCGGCGGCCGTCGAGGACCGAGCGGTACAGGGCCGCCCGTTCCTCCAGGGAGTCGGGGATGGCCGAGTCGGCGGTGCCGAGGGCTCTGAGGAAGGCGCCCAGGACCGTCTCGGGGTCGGCGGCCCGGGCGCCGGCGCCCTGGAGGTCGACGTAGAGCTGACCGTCGGGGAAGGCGGGGCGGGCCTGGTGGGCCACGTGCACGGCCAGCGTGGTCTTGCCGACGCCGCCGATGCCGGCGAGTGCGGAGACCGCCATCACCCGGCCCTCGGAGCCGGAGGCGAGCACCTCGCCCAGTTCGGTGACGAAGGCCGCGCGGCCGGTGAAGTCCGGGACCGTGGCCGGGAGCTGGGCGGGACGGACGGGGGCGGCGACCGGTTCGGGCTGGGAGGAGGGTTCCGCGAGGCCGGGGTCGGCCTGGAGGATGCGCTGCTGGAGCTCGCGCAGGCCGGGGCGGGGGTCGACGCCGAGTTCGTCGGCGAGCAGGCGGCGGGTGTCGGCGTAGACCGCGAGGGCCTCCGCCTGCCGGCCGCTGCGGTACAGGGCGAGCATGAGG from Streptomyces sp. CC0208 carries:
- a CDS encoding BTAD domain-containing putative transcriptional regulator, whose product is MTPPLRFCVLGPVRAWRGEDVLNTGSPQQRALLAALLLREGRTATAAELISALWGEESPEQALAAVRTYASRLRKVLDPGVLVSESGGYAIRGLGEDALDLAAAQELATEAEKAKSAGDLCHARDALTRALGLWDGEVLAGVPGPYAEAQRVRLEEWRLQLLESRLDMDLEQGCHAEAVSELTALTAEHPLRERLRELLMLALYRSGRQAEALAVYADTRRLLADELGVDPRPGLRELQQRILQADPGLAEPSSQPEPVAAPVRPAQLPATVPDFTGRAAFVTELGEVLASGSEGRVMAVSALAGIGGVGKTTLAVHVAHQARPAFPDGQLYVDLQGAGARAADPETVLGAFLRALGTADSAIPDSLEERAALYRSVLDGRRILVLLDNARDAAQIRPLLPGTEGCAALVTSRVRMVDLAGAHLVDLDVMSPDEALQLFTKIVGEERVASERKAALDVVAACGFLPLAIRIAASRLAARRTWTVSVLAAKLADERRRLDELQAGDLAVKATFELGYGQLEPAQARAFRLLGLADGPDISLAAAAAVLDLPVEDTEDLLEALVDTSLLESAAPGRYRFHDLVRLYARACAERDEWPPSEREAALSRLLDFYLATATAVYAIERPGDRLVEHLEEVRYPGLAFEDRHTAQDWLYAEANALLAFVQQCAKGALLRRAVDLLWVAKDLAESGANAKQYEVAAVALRDAADAADDPRSRARALTTLTNVHLVAGRFEQADAEARLAMELARAADDLAPSCWAANDRGIIALYQGRHPEGEAYLKEAIESFRRDRNLAGEASALCNLSRIHLAMGRSTSAVELAHQGIVIYDRLGHSLRGANGRYALGLALTGQGRLDAAVERLTEALEVFRDSRQRLWEGMTLFRLAEAHLAGHRPAQTAALTEQALAVLRGIGGEWRRGNVLTVLGRALSGLGQPGRAQACWQEALGIFEQLGSPEAADVRLLLTPSATV